The Juglans regia cultivar Chandler chromosome 1, Walnut 2.0, whole genome shotgun sequence nucleotide sequence CGTAAGTTTTTGTGTCCGTCTGATGATCTAATCTTCAcgtatttgtttgtttgtacaAAAGAAGTACAGAACGTACTTGCATGGTTTAAGACATTATATGTAAAAGCCCAAATAAGTGGCCGGAAGAAGTAAACCAGAGCCCAACAACATTACATGCCCCATATTCCGCTTCTTCCCCTTCACCACTGTTGTCTCTCAGTGTCAACAAATGGGCTAATCAAAGGAGTCCTGAGCCTTCCATGCAGCGTTACCTCCCCGATCCATTATGCCATTCTACGCTCGAAACCTAAAGGAAGGACCAAGCTTTATCATTCATAGCTTTTACAGTTCGATATTCTTCTACGAGGTCGTGTCCGATTCAATTACATTCTTGGACACCATACGATATACACGAAGCATTTCAAGCTGTATATCTTCCACTGTTGGAATTATAAATTGCTTAGGATGAGGGTCAACTTCTGTCGGATAACCCCAAGCGCAGACCTGCACACAGGCTAACGCAGAGCCTCTCGTGGAAATTTAAATCAAATTGCCTAAATCGAAGCTTGATGAGAAGGAAGGATTCACAGTTATATTACAAAGCTTATTTCAATGCAAAACTCAACACAGAAACAGCTAAATTGATAATTGTATAGCTACCGTTTACACAACATTTATTCAAAACCGTAAAGCACTCAATTAAATAAAGCCATGGCTCCACGCTACTCAAGTATGAAACAAAATTTCTCTGTTAATAACATGCGGCTTTACAGCATGAGACTTTCATATCTCAAGACTCCGATATATCCTCTTTTGGTGGTGCAAACTGCTTGCTGACCCTAGATCTTGTCCAGGGATCGAGGGGCGCTTTCTGAGGTGGTTGAGGATTTGGGGGCTTTGCTTGCCTAAGTTCATTATCTCGGTCAATAAACCTGTTCAATGGCACCTATCTGATTAGATAATACAAGCAACCTCATCCAAGTATATCAAAACATTAAATCAGTGGACAAGTGTGTTTCTGAGCAAACGGGAGCTTGATTGGGGGCTAAAAGTTTAGCTTCATCACTTCAacattataatacaataaagaAATCGAGAGCGTCAAGGATGAATCTGACcataaaacagaaaataaaaatattgttggcTATGACATCCCTTCAAATGAAGCTTAACCTAGGATACCAAATGCATTCTTACCACAAGAAGCCAATCAAATGGAATCACAAATTCAAAGCTGCATTTTTCATTAGCTAAAAAGCCTTGCAATAAATTATTGGTGAGTGGACAGTGAATATTGGCACAAAGTAGAGAAAAAGATAATGTGACGTCTATCAATATATAGCTGTAAGCTTATACAGGGAGCAGGCCTCTCAAGTCAAACAAAAACTACAgtcaacaaataaataacaGCCTTACTCAATATATGCCATCGGGGCAGCATCACCAACTCGTATACGAGTCCGTAGCAGTCTTGTATATCCACCTTCTCTATTTCTGCAACACATAACATTTGCCCAATGTTGTACTTATAAGACCGACCGAAAAAGGTAGCAGGTTTGAGAACTAGTGAATTACTTGTATCGGTACGCCAGTTCGGTGAATAGCTTGTGAATGACATCATCACCTCGCACAAAAGCAGCAGCACGCCTAGCAGCACAGAGGGAACCCTGtgatatttatgaaaatgatcaaaatacaTTAAAACACAAGAATCTAAATACTTTTgtttttgctaaaaaaaatgtaagtacATTAGAAAGCAAGGATGTGTTCCAATAATGAAAACCCAAACATGGTGTTATCATATCTGAACTTCCTAACTAAAACAATTAACAGTGTTTTACAGGATTCCAATTCCTACTTATGAATACTAGTCAGAAAATTCATTGTTGGTTATTGATCAGGTAATCCTGAAATCACAACTTCAGCTACACATCCATATTAGAATAACAATGAATGCATGTAAGCAATTTTGTGATAGTCTagtattaaaaaggaaaaaatgcaTTCCCcgggggtttaggttccatgggtgagtcctaagggctctgctgtggggtggttcccccgtcataaaaaaaaaaaaaaaaaatgcacattgGAAGCACCCAACTAGAGAAGTAACCACATTGTAAGGCACTCCACTTCAAAGTTTACTGGGACATTtgttactgataaaaaaaaacagttcCAAGCGCATTTGTATACTACAATTTTGATGCGCAAACCCTCATTTCAGGAAGTTGCACATCCAAAACTTTACATTTCAAGATAATAGATTCTCAGAGATTATTTTCTGAAGAAGAATGGTCTATATTATTTAACCATCTCTAATATCTTGTAAATTCCAAATACTagcaaattattattattattattattatttttatttttatcttttcgtATAAAGGCTTACACTGATTGCTTATTAGCTATTGTAGATAACTGTTAATGTAAGTGTTTACCAGCTATAGATATTTCCAATTGCTTATTTCCATGTGCAACCTAGAGAGGCTTCATAATAATTGATGGTTAGATTATCTAAGACATCTGATCACCTTCTACCACTCTGCTTCTCCTACACTACAGGATGTTCACTTCCACCTTCCTTTTGATGATCTTATGCTCTTATTTTTAGCTTAGAATATGGCCCACACtacctttaaaaaagaaaagtgctTCCGTCACTTGTGAATTACCCACGAGGTTAAGGCTAAAACATGAGGTGTTGAAGCATATGGCTCCTTATACAGTTATCAAAACCTTGCACTCAATCCTTAATTAAATCTCCAAATTGATCTTTCAAATGATGTTAAAACATCTTAAGTTTGGCCCTCACATCCAATTTCTAATGGATCCTTGCTATCTGGTGAATGACAGAGAACCCTACTATTCAAAGGTGAGACTTTGAATAAAGACATGACAAAGTCGTACTTCTGAAAATGtgaatgatttatttgatctttATATGTTTCCTTTGTTCATGCAAATAAATGCTGCTTCATTCTTAAATCTGAAGGTCTTTATGGCTCCAAACTCAACAGCTCAATTTCTTCACCTAAAAAGTCAAGTTCCACAGAATCCTAGGAGTCATCCTATGAAACCAAATTCAGCAGATGATTAAAggtttcaggaaaaaaaataacaaaagaaaggGAAGGGGAAAGCAATTAAGCTCAACCTGAGGACAATAACATGTGACAATAAACCCACATATCATCCAGACAAAACATGTTACACGACGTTACAGAAGAAGCTAGGGTTTGGGTAAAGTGATGGAGTTCAGAGAAGAGTAAGTGAAGTGGGTGTCATGTGAAGTGAAGTGGGTGTCGTGGGCCGTGGGCCTTAGTGAGCATGGGGCcttaataaaatgaagaaaagatcTGCAAGGGTGAGCACTGGATTGCTGAAGGTTAGGCCATTGGCCTGTATTTCTATAAGGCTGTAGCGGGCCCAAGTCTATGCTATCAGTTGTTATTTTGTATTACGCACAGAGTagcatttttatttctattttccaaTTGGCTGAGAGCCAGGTAGTGGAATAGGTGTCTGGAGTTTGTTATATGCCGTAGCAGAGGTTTGTAGAGGAATAACCAGAATATCCCAATTTATCTTTTCATGTTTCCTGGAGGTGCTCCCCTCTAAGTGAGCTATATCCCTACATTTGACAGTAATACGCTTACTTTCTCTAAGTCTCTTTATTTTTCCCCCCTTTCTCCCTTCCTGTCATGCGGGTCATGACACTTACTTTTACCATGTTCCAATAAATAAACTTCTCTACCCAGTTTGGGACTTAATGTCACACAAGAATATTGACACGAACTAGAGAATAAAAGCAACTTCCTAATCCTAGCAATCCAAAAAATTTCATAACTGGCAAGTCACACGAACCTCTTTTCCAAGCTGCACCATATTATCTGCAAGGCGCCGAATTTCTTTTGCCTGTGAATTAAAAAACAAGGGAAAAACTAAGAAAATCCCACTGCAATTTATCCgattaaaagaaacaaaagttttcattttctacATCCATTATGGCTCTtgtgaacttaaaaaaaaaaatcaagttaaAGAAGAGTAATACaacactaaaaagaaaaaaatcatgaaaatatataaaactcatcaaaataaaatcttacacCCCTTGAAATGGTGGAACCAtcgaggaaaagaaaaggaaaagaaagaaagagggcaCCTTGGCAACAGTGGTTTCGATGCGCTCGTGCTTCACCAATTGGGATACCattgtcctaaaaaataaaatcacaaaaaaggATGAACAAGAACTTCAAGATATGTACGGAAAATGAGAGCTATTACTATGGAGAGTGAGATTTTTAAATGAAACAAGAACCTGAGCATGGACATTCGATGACCCGTAGGTCGACTTAGCTTCCTGAACTTGGtcattcttgttcttcttcgcaaagagagagagagagcgcctGAACTGGTCAACCAAAAACCTTAGGGTTTTAGCTTACGGCTACTTTCGGTGTAAGGCGTACAACGGGAGCGTACAAGAATGAGAGGGAATTAAAGGCATCAAACCAGGGACGGAGGGCATCGGCGTGAGGCATACAACGGGAAAAAAGATCtcggagaagagagagggacaCAAGCGGAGAGAGTTAGATAGGGAGGCGGATGGAGAGAACTTACCGGTGGCAGTCGTCTACGGCGGTAGCTGCTCGGTGCGATGGCTCGCGGCGGCCTTTGTGTGTGGGAGGAAGGGGGCGACGGAGATGTGAGAGGGGGGGGAGGGGCGCGCACAACTGAGGGAAGAGGAGATCGGGGATGTGggaagaaggaagaggggtTTATGCTTAACCCATAAAACGCAACGtttggtcttttttttatttttcaccgTTGGGCTGGGTTTGGATTTGTGGGCGACGGGCGTGGGCGGGTCATTACAGCCACCCCCATGcgaattagatttttttatttagggGTGCTACCTACATGGCGGGGCCACCCCTTTCTTGCCACCCCGCCTTCGCATGGGTGGAGCTGggaattttttcatactttatCTGTGAAATTGTAATACCTTTTGTGGAACGAGTAATCTCAAGACCAAGGAAGTATTTCAAAGGTTCAAAGTCTTTGAGCttgaattgaaaatgaagatatttcTTTAAATCAGCTACAACAACATCTTCATTACTAGTGATGAtgatatcatctacataaactaGTAATGCAATGAAAGAGTTATTTTTCCGTCGAGTGAATAAAGTGTGATCAGCTGAAGATTGGATAAAACCATGGGCTATCAAAGTAGAGGAAAACTTTGAGAACCACGCATGCTTAAGGTCATACAAAGACTTATTCAGTTTACATACAAACTGAGAGCTAGTGGAATTAGCTTGAGCAGAAGGCAGAAACTCCCCTTGAGCAGATGATCCCTTTGAATTGCAATGAAATCCAAGAGGTAAAG carries:
- the LOC108990488 gene encoding 50S ribosomal protein L17 produces the protein MTKFRKLSRPTGHRMSMLRTMVSQLVKHERIETTVAKAKEIRRLADNMVQLGKEGSLCAARRAAAFVRGDDVIHKLFTELAYRYKNREGGYTRLLRTRIRVGDAAPMAYIEFIDRDNELRQAKPPNPQPPQKAPLDPWTRSRVSKQFAPPKEDISES